The Methanotorris formicicus Mc-S-70 DNA window GAACGTTATTGTTAAACACTTAGATGAGGAATATGCAGTTAAGACAAAAGTTGTAATTGCTGCAGATGGTGTGGAGAGTAATGTGGCAGAATATGCAGGCTTAAAGGCAAAGAAAAAACCATTAGATATATGCTCTTGTGCTGAATATGAGATGACTAATGTTGAATTGTTGGATAAGAGTATGATGGAATTTTATTTTGGAAACAATATAGCAAAAGGAGGCTATGTATGGATTTTCCCAAAAGGAGATACGGCAAATGTTGGTTTAGGGGTTAGAGATTCAAAGAAAAAAGCAATAGATTATTTAAATGAATTTTTAGAAAATGGTTTGGCAAAAGATAGATTAAAAAATGCCACTCCAATAGAGTTTAAAGTTGGAGGGGCCCCTGTCGGTGGTCCAATAGAAAAAACCTACGACGATGGGATTTTGGTTGTTGGTGATGCCGCAGGACAGATAAGTCCTTTAACTGGTGGGGGTATTTATTTAGCAATGGACTGCGGTTTAATTGCTGGGGAAGTTGCAGGAAGGGCAATTAAAAATAACAATTGGAGTGAAGACGTTCTTTCTGAATATGAAAAAAAATGGAAAGAAAAACATTACGAATATCTGATGAATCACTTGAAATATAGAAAGATTTTGGAAAAAATGAGTGATGATGAGTTAAATGCACTTGCAGAAGCGTTAGGAGATAATTTGGATGATATTGATTTGAAAAAATTTGTCAAGAGGATTTTAACAAAAAAACCAACCCTTATTAAGTACTTTAAAGATTTGATTTAATATTTAGATTATTTTTGATTATATCAACATATTCTTTCTTTTTTGGAACAATCATAATTCTCTTTGAAGGCAATCTTATTGATGCCCTAAAACCATGTTCTCTTGCTATACCAGTTATTTTTTTATTCAATTCATATAACTCATCCAGTAACTCCTCTGTTATTGTTGCATCTTCGTCACAATACTGCATTGGACAACCTTCTCTCCAAAATCCAATTTTGTCCCCAACTTCATGGACTTTTTTTATATCAATA harbors:
- a CDS encoding NAD(P)/FAD-dependent oxidoreductase — encoded protein: MREFMESYDVVIVGAGPGGSMSAYASVKNGAKTLLIEKSQEIGEPVRCAEAIPSLEDFGIKPSSEFFKNEIKGGFLFAPNGKRITVTQGKASGYVVERKIFDKFLAIRAAKEGARLAVKSRVVGLEREGDGWNVIVKHLDEEYAVKTKVVIAADGVESNVAEYAGLKAKKKPLDICSCAEYEMTNVELLDKSMMEFYFGNNIAKGGYVWIFPKGDTANVGLGVRDSKKKAIDYLNEFLENGLAKDRLKNATPIEFKVGGAPVGGPIEKTYDDGILVVGDAAGQISPLTGGGIYLAMDCGLIAGEVAGRAIKNNNWSEDVLSEYEKKWKEKHYEYLMNHLKYRKILEKMSDDELNALAEALGDNLDDIDLKKFVKRILTKKPTLIKYFKDLI